A region of Allocoleopsis franciscana PCC 7113 DNA encodes the following proteins:
- a CDS encoding molybdopterin-dependent oxidoreductase: MNLIQVPRRSFSRRQFLQLSGLSSMGLVLGGCASSLFEDLVGKTVEPLNQSVETLLLNPQKPVPEFPASAIEPNALIVNTFDFTPKIDVNTFHLTIDGEVNNPISVSMEQIQQLPLTAMTIRHVCVEGWAAIVQWGGVRLRELVTLAQPKADVKYIYFQSADGYYESWDIASALHPQTLMAYQKNSQPLSIDNGAPLRLASPIKLGYKQSKWVTRITLVSHLFPRRGYWEDQGYEWFAGL; encoded by the coding sequence ATGAATTTAATTCAAGTCCCTCGCCGTTCTTTCTCACGCCGCCAATTTCTTCAGTTATCTGGACTTTCCAGTATGGGTCTAGTTTTGGGGGGGTGTGCGTCATCTCTGTTTGAAGATTTAGTGGGTAAAACGGTTGAACCCCTTAACCAAAGTGTTGAAACTTTATTACTCAATCCTCAAAAACCCGTCCCTGAATTTCCAGCGAGTGCGATCGAGCCAAATGCCCTAATTGTTAATACCTTTGACTTTACACCCAAAATTGATGTTAATACATTTCATCTAACGATTGACGGTGAGGTGAATAATCCGATTAGCGTGAGTATGGAACAAATCCAGCAACTGCCTCTAACTGCCATGACGATTCGTCATGTTTGTGTTGAAGGTTGGGCTGCAATTGTGCAGTGGGGTGGGGTACGATTACGGGAATTAGTTACCCTTGCCCAACCCAAAGCGGATGTCAAATATATTTACTTTCAGTCAGCGGATGGGTACTACGAAAGCTGGGATATTGCTTCGGCTTTGCACCCACAAACATTGATGGCGTATCAGAAAAACAGTCAGCCGTTAAGTATTGATAATGGTGCGCCTCTGCGTCTTGCTTCTCCGATCAAATTGGGTTACAAGCAGAGTAAATGGGTGACTCGTATTACCTTAGTGAGTCATTTGTTTCCCCGTAGGGGTTATTGGGAAGATCAGGGTTATGAATGGTTTGCGGGGTTGTGA
- the mltA gene encoding murein transglycosylase A has translation MKRTLICYTLSLGVGIGIILYTLFPSSRDKDEALQQGKVATSSLTEVSTLPCLLLSSSPNWFQNDYQPMSDQDRFRAPVRPKKAAISFPPCSTQNLGVDEQLWGELGQSGDKPALLAAMAQSLRYLQSSTAAAAYQKYRVSGVTRERVYRSLVRFRQLVLASRSPEQLEAAVKREFVFYQSVGKDGLGNVLFTAYYEPVYAASRVPTPEYRYPLYRRPSNLEAWPKPHPTREQLEGKDGLQSSKGKLRGLELFWLRDRLQAYMIHIQGSARLVLPDGKQTTVGYAGHTAYNYSSIGRALADDGKLPLEGMTMPKILQYFQDNPAELNIYIPRDKSFVFFQENHGEPAMGSISVPLTASRSIATDKSLMPPGALALIRAPFPFKNAKGGMDFRTVSRYVLDQDTGGAIKGPGRVDYFLGTGEEAGDRAGVTVADGQLYYLLLKK, from the coding sequence ATGAAACGAACTCTTATTTGCTACACTCTCAGTCTGGGAGTCGGGATTGGGATCATTCTCTACACTCTCTTTCCATCATCTAGAGATAAAGATGAGGCTTTGCAACAGGGGAAAGTCGCGACTTCTTCTTTAACAGAAGTGTCTACTCTTCCTTGTCTGTTACTCTCCTCCTCTCCCAACTGGTTCCAAAATGACTATCAGCCTATGTCTGACCAAGACCGCTTTCGGGCACCGGTGCGACCCAAAAAAGCGGCAATCTCCTTCCCACCTTGCTCTACCCAGAATTTAGGTGTTGATGAGCAGCTTTGGGGAGAGTTGGGTCAGTCTGGAGACAAGCCGGCGCTTTTAGCCGCGATGGCTCAAAGTCTGCGTTACCTGCAAAGTAGTACGGCGGCGGCGGCATACCAGAAATATCGAGTGTCTGGGGTGACTCGCGAACGGGTTTATCGCAGCCTTGTCCGCTTTCGGCAACTGGTACTTGCATCACGTTCCCCGGAACAACTAGAGGCGGCTGTAAAGCGGGAATTTGTGTTTTACCAATCCGTTGGCAAAGACGGTTTGGGGAATGTATTGTTCACTGCCTATTATGAACCGGTTTATGCCGCTAGTCGTGTGCCGACACCAGAATATCGCTATCCCCTCTATCGACGACCTTCAAATTTAGAGGCTTGGCCTAAACCTCACCCCACTCGTGAACAACTCGAAGGTAAGGATGGGTTGCAAAGTTCCAAGGGTAAATTGCGGGGATTGGAATTATTTTGGTTGCGCGATCGCCTCCAAGCTTACATGATTCACATTCAAGGTTCTGCGCGACTGGTTCTACCGGATGGGAAACAAACCACGGTAGGCTATGCGGGACATACGGCTTACAACTATAGCAGCATCGGGCGGGCGCTGGCAGATGATGGCAAATTACCTTTAGAAGGGATGACGATGCCAAAAATACTTCAGTATTTTCAGGATAATCCTGCGGAACTGAATATTTATATCCCGCGTGACAAAAGCTTTGTGTTTTTCCAAGAAAATCATGGTGAACCTGCAATGGGGAGTATTAGCGTACCTCTAACGGCATCGCGTTCTATTGCCACGGATAAATCTTTGATGCCACCGGGTGCACTTGCGCTGATTCGTGCTCCTTTTCCGTTTAAGAATGCCAAAGGCGGCATGGATTTTCGGACTGTCAGCCGCTACGTACTCGACCAAGATACAGGAGGGGCGATTAAAGGGCCAGGTCGTGTGGATTATTTTTTAGGAACGGGTGAAGAAGCAGGTGATCGGGCTGGGGTAACGGTTGCTGATGGACAATTGTATTATTTGTTACTGAAGAAATAA
- a CDS encoding NACHT and WD40 repeat domain-containing protein, giving the protein MAVQKQRRKRGVVLTSVGFKKLQEARAQAEFGDNGGERYTLEELSDRTQLAPYTVAKVLAREEGVDKQTLILFFRAFNLELADGDYDRVNSNREQPNQTTILPTRCSWGEAIDVSVFFGRTDELAKLEYWILQQRCRLIALVGMGGIGKTALSVKLAEQIQNQFEFVIWRSLRNAPPLPEILAHWIECLSDGETDLSEQRNQRISQLIDYLRSSRCLLILDNVESILDSGAHVGRYRDGYEEYGELLRRVGEASHQSCLILTAREKPKEIACLEGGHLPVRSLPLMGLNVVEGQEIFRYQNHFNGSESDWNVLIHRYIGNPLALRIVATTIQDLFNNSISEFLEQGTTVFGDIRDLLDQHFHRLSPLEMQIMYWLALNREPISLTELREDIVAPCSQAKLLEALESLLRRSLIEKATPAFLAKNQLLFTLQPVVMEYLTEKFIEDSIQEIITYLENHPSSSIRQFKDYAFIKATAKDYVRETQIRLILNPMIQQLLYLLGSPSNIQHQLCQLLNQLRGKSPIETGYAAGNALNLMNQLPIDLRGQDFSHLTVWQAYLCDVDLHQVNFAYSDLSKSVFAENLENVLSVTFSPDAKILATGDTNGDICLWQVVDGQRLLNCQGHAGGVLCVAFSPDGKTLASASYDHTVRLWDASTGQCLNVLTGHDLWVWSVVFSPDGKRVASGAVDSTVRLWDITTGQCLHVLHDDSQSVLSVAFSPDGKRLISGSIDHQVRLWDVATGRCLHVYRGHTRWVWSVAFSPDGKTIASGSQDHTIRMWDVATGDCIQVCHGHTNWVWSVAFSPDGQLLASGSTDHTVKLWDTPTGYCLKTLQGHISWIWSVAFAPQRQGNSPDSYILASSSIDQTVKLWDVATGRCLRTVQGRCSWIRALAWSPDGKILASSSYNQGVKLWDTTTGQCLKTFQGHSDTLLNAVLSVSFSPKNRILASGSYGQTVKLWDIETGQCLRTIQGLNGGGWSVAFSPDGQYLATGSDRTIRLWDVDTGQCLKTWTGHADIVFSVAFSPDGSMLASGSEDTTVRIWHVATGECLMVLQGHISWIQCVAWSPDGQILASGCSDETIKIWDVQTGECLRGWQEDTHGYGIWSIAFSPNNRTLASVGTDQNVRLWDASTGECLNLLQGHDQGLFSVAFSPNGHRLASGSRDDAIKIWDVQTGECLKTLRSHRPYEGMNITRVTGLTEVAIANLKALGAVDVANP; this is encoded by the coding sequence ATGGCTGTGCAAAAGCAAAGACGCAAACGCGGTGTAGTTCTTACCTCTGTTGGCTTTAAGAAGCTGCAAGAGGCACGAGCTCAAGCTGAATTTGGGGACAATGGGGGGGAAAGGTACACTCTTGAGGAACTCAGCGATCGCACTCAACTGGCACCTTATACCGTGGCAAAGGTTTTGGCGCGAGAAGAGGGGGTGGATAAGCAAACCCTGATTCTTTTCTTTAGAGCCTTTAACCTAGAATTGGCTGATGGTGATTATGACAGGGTAAATTCTAATCGCGAACAACCCAATCAGACAACGATTCTGCCAACGCGCTGTAGTTGGGGAGAAGCGATTGATGTTTCTGTCTTTTTTGGACGCACAGATGAACTTGCCAAATTAGAATACTGGATTTTGCAGCAGCGATGCCGACTGATTGCTTTGGTGGGGATGGGGGGAATTGGCAAAACCGCTTTGTCGGTGAAACTCGCTGAACAAATTCAGAATCAATTTGAATTTGTGATTTGGCGATCGCTACGGAATGCGCCCCCTCTCCCAGAAATTCTTGCTCACTGGATTGAGTGTTTGTCTGATGGAGAAACGGATTTATCCGAACAGAGGAATCAGCGGATTTCTCAACTGATTGATTATTTGCGTTCCTCGCGTTGCCTCCTCATTCTAGATAATGTTGAATCCATTCTAGACAGTGGTGCTCATGTGGGACGTTATCGAGATGGATATGAAGAGTATGGCGAGTTACTGAGACGGGTAGGAGAAGCATCTCATCAAAGCTGTCTAATATTAACAGCCAGGGAAAAACCTAAAGAAATTGCTTGTCTTGAAGGGGGGCATCTTCCAGTTCGTTCTTTACCATTAATGGGATTGAATGTTGTAGAAGGACAAGAAATTTTTCGCTACCAGAATCATTTTAATGGCTCCGAATCGGATTGGAACGTTTTGATTCACCGTTACATTGGTAATCCTTTAGCGTTGAGGATTGTAGCAACAACCATTCAAGATTTATTTAATAACAGTATATCAGAATTTTTAGAACAAGGAACCACGGTTTTTGGGGATATTCGCGATTTACTTGACCAGCATTTTCATCGGTTATCCCCTTTAGAAATGCAAATCATGTATTGGTTAGCGTTGAATCGGGAGCCTATTTCTCTTACGGAATTGCGAGAAGATATTGTCGCTCCTTGTTCTCAAGCTAAGTTACTAGAAGCCTTAGAATCTCTGCTGAGGCGTTCACTGATTGAAAAGGCTACACCTGCATTTTTAGCAAAAAATCAGTTACTGTTTACTCTACAACCTGTGGTCATGGAGTATCTGACTGAAAAGTTTATTGAAGACTCTATCCAAGAAATTATCACTTATCTTGAAAACCATCCTTCGTCTTCTATCCGTCAGTTTAAAGATTATGCTTTCATCAAAGCAACAGCGAAAGATTATGTCAGAGAAACTCAGATTCGCCTAATTTTGAATCCGATGATTCAGCAATTACTGTATCTTCTGGGTTCCCCAAGCAATATTCAACATCAGCTTTGCCAACTTCTCAACCAATTACGAGGAAAATCACCGATTGAAACGGGATATGCGGCGGGTAATGCCCTGAATTTAATGAATCAACTACCAATTGATTTAAGAGGACAAGATTTCTCTCATTTAACCGTTTGGCAAGCCTATCTATGCGATGTTGATTTGCACCAAGTTAATTTTGCCTACTCGGACTTGTCTAAATCCGTTTTTGCAGAAAATTTAGAGAATGTCTTATCCGTCACGTTTAGCCCCGATGCGAAAATTTTAGCCACGGGTGATACAAATGGGGATATCTGCCTGTGGCAGGTGGTGGATGGTCAACGACTGTTGAACTGTCAGGGACATGCGGGCGGAGTCCTCTGTGTTGCCTTTAGTCCCGACGGTAAGACCTTAGCCAGTGCTAGCTATGACCACACCGTGAGGTTGTGGGATGCCTCAACAGGCCAATGCCTCAATGTTCTGACGGGTCACGACCTTTGGGTGTGGTCAGTTGTTTTTAGTCCGGATGGGAAAAGGGTCGCGAGTGGCGCTGTAGATAGCACCGTGAGACTGTGGGATATTACAACGGGTCAATGCCTCCACGTTTTACACGACGATAGTCAGTCTGTGTTGTCAGTGGCATTTAGTCCCGATGGCAAAAGGTTAATCAGTGGTAGTATCGATCACCAAGTCAGGTTATGGGATGTAGCGACAGGTCGTTGTCTCCATGTCTACCGAGGTCACACCCGTTGGGTTTGGTCGGTGGCGTTTAGTCCCGATGGCAAAACAATTGCCAGTGGTAGTCAAGACCATACGATTCGGATGTGGGATGTTGCGACGGGTGATTGTATTCAAGTCTGCCACGGTCATACGAATTGGGTTTGGTCGGTGGCGTTTAGTCCCGATGGTCAACTTCTGGCTAGTGGTAGTACGGATCACACAGTTAAGTTGTGGGATACTCCGACAGGTTATTGTCTAAAAACCTTGCAAGGTCATATCAGTTGGATTTGGTCAGTTGCTTTTGCACCGCAACGACAGGGGAATAGTCCCGATAGTTACATTCTGGCAAGTAGTAGCATCGACCAAACCGTCAAACTCTGGGATGTCGCCACCGGTCGCTGTTTGAGAACTGTACAGGGACGTTGTAGTTGGATTCGGGCACTGGCTTGGAGTCCAGACGGTAAGATTTTAGCGAGTAGTAGCTATAACCAGGGTGTGAAGTTATGGGATACGACCACAGGACAATGCTTGAAGACGTTTCAAGGACACAGCGATACTTTATTAAATGCTGTACTATCGGTTAGTTTTAGTCCCAAAAATCGAATTTTAGCCAGTGGCAGTTATGGCCAGACGGTGAAGCTATGGGATATTGAGACGGGTCAATGTTTAAGAACGATACAGGGATTAAATGGCGGTGGGTGGTCAGTTGCCTTTAGTCCTGATGGTCAATATTTAGCGACAGGTAGCGATCGCACCATCCGATTATGGGATGTTGATACGGGACAATGCCTGAAAACTTGGACAGGACATGCCGATATCGTTTTTTCGGTGGCGTTTAGTCCCGATGGTTCCATGCTAGCCAGTGGTTCTGAAGATACCACGGTGAGAATTTGGCATGTGGCAACCGGTGAATGCCTGATGGTTTTGCAGGGACATATTAGTTGGATACAATGCGTGGCTTGGAGTCCCGATGGGCAAATTCTAGCGAGTGGTTGTTCTGATGAAACCATCAAAATCTGGGATGTTCAAACGGGTGAGTGTCTCAGAGGTTGGCAAGAGGATACTCATGGGTATGGCATCTGGTCGATTGCGTTTAGTCCCAATAATCGGACATTAGCCAGTGTCGGCACGGATCAGAATGTGAGGTTATGGGATGCCTCAACAGGGGAATGCCTCAACCTCTTGCAAGGTCATGATCAGGGGTTATTTTCTGTCGCGTTTAGTCCCAATGGTCACAGGTTAGCTAGCGGCAGCCGAGATGACGCGATTAAGATATGGGATGTTCAAACGGGTGAGTGCCTCAAGACACTCAGAAGCCATCGCCCCTACGAGGGGATGAATATTACACGCGTAACAGGGTTAACAGAAGTTGCGATCGCGAATTTGAAAGCATTAGGGGCCGTTGATGTTGCCAACCCATAA
- a CDS encoding ribosomal maturation YjgA family protein — MASLKSQQYRFLKYRLALLISLLIIVPLGYMIRFHGAAPEWMNDLFGSIAYEIFLILLVALLFPKASPLWTAIGVCLATCMVEFLQLWHPPFLEAMRATLPGRLVLGNSFTWSDFLSYFIGSFFGWAWMWGLRQQTIVRSGVL; from the coding sequence ATGGCATCCTTAAAATCCCAGCAGTATCGTTTTTTAAAATATCGGCTTGCTCTGCTCATCAGTCTTTTAATTATTGTCCCTTTAGGTTACATGATTCGGTTTCATGGAGCTGCACCCGAATGGATGAATGACTTGTTTGGAAGTATAGCGTATGAAATTTTTTTGATTTTACTGGTGGCTCTCCTGTTCCCCAAAGCTTCTCCTCTTTGGACGGCGATCGGAGTCTGCTTGGCTACTTGTATGGTGGAGTTTCTTCAACTGTGGCATCCTCCATTTTTAGAAGCCATGCGAGCGACTTTACCCGGTCGTCTTGTCCTAGGAAACTCCTTTACTTGGTCAGATTTTCTTTCCTACTTTATCGGTAGCTTTTTCGGTTGGGCTTGGATGTGGGGGCTGCGCCAGCAAACTATAGTTCGATCAGGTGTACTTTAG
- a CDS encoding transaldolase family protein yields the protein MIYSNYPVLPEAHTPRIRLFLDTADITQWQNWLPMGLFYGVTTNPLLLEKAQVTCSVKSLKELAQEAFNLGAKEVQLQTWGTSVDALVKTGERLAGIDDRVVVKVPITQVGTQAASRLIAQGIQITLTGVYAVPQVLIAAALGANYAAPYLGRINDLGRNGCDDLVAMQKAIVGVGSTTRILVASIRSVDDMAFLATQGLDTFTFPEAIASAFFDVTATHQAATDFEQAARRMGAEEIS from the coding sequence ATGATTTACAGCAATTACCCTGTACTACCCGAAGCTCATACTCCTAGAATCCGCCTGTTTTTGGATACCGCCGATATCACTCAGTGGCAAAATTGGCTCCCTATGGGACTATTTTACGGCGTAACAACTAATCCACTTTTGTTAGAAAAAGCTCAAGTGACTTGTTCAGTTAAGTCGTTGAAAGAGTTAGCCCAAGAAGCATTTAATTTAGGCGCGAAAGAAGTCCAGCTTCAAACGTGGGGAACTTCAGTTGATGCCTTGGTGAAAACCGGCGAACGTTTAGCTGGAATTGATGATCGCGTTGTCGTTAAAGTACCCATTACTCAAGTTGGTACACAAGCCGCTTCTCGACTCATAGCACAAGGAATTCAGATTACGCTCACTGGCGTATATGCAGTTCCCCAAGTCCTAATTGCAGCCGCTTTAGGTGCCAATTATGCAGCTCCCTATCTGGGTAGAATTAACGATTTGGGGCGCAATGGATGTGATGATTTAGTGGCAATGCAGAAAGCCATTGTGGGAGTTGGCAGTACAACTCGAATTTTAGTTGCCAGTATTCGGAGTGTGGATGATATGGCATTTCTCGCCACTCAAGGATTGGATACCTTTACCTTTCCAGAAGCGATCGCCTCTGCCTTTTTCGATGTTACGGCAACCCATCAAGCCGCCACTGACTTTGAACAAGCCGCTCGTCGGATGGGTGCAGAAGAGATAAGTTGA
- a CDS encoding glutathione S-transferase family protein, which translates to MPQLTTPPKDNPILTEPQTETAKPKKKGKSLPPKLIIKLGKFVWTTLWHIMMSNLAPRNKQGAYIRPSSQFRNFIGTEADNPYPPAAGRYHLYVGLSCPWAHRTLVVRALKGLEDAISVSIVSPSPIEGGWVFNEEELGCRTLAELYQLAKPGYTGRSTVPVLWDSQTKTIVNNESSEIIVMLNSQFNEFAKNPTLDLYPEEQRDKMDEWNEKIYHSVNNGVYRCGFAQTQEAYNQVCNELFATLDEIDAALETSRYLCGDRVTLADVRLFTTLFRFDVAYYGIFKCNRRRIRDYQNLGAYLRDVYQLPGVADTCNLEAVKQDYYGNLFPLNPGGIIPSGPDMTNLLEPHDRENVGKESVVSVKTDKL; encoded by the coding sequence ATGCCACAACTCACCACTCCCCCCAAAGACAATCCAATTCTCACCGAACCCCAAACCGAAACTGCCAAACCGAAAAAGAAGGGCAAATCGCTGCCTCCCAAACTAATCATCAAATTGGGTAAGTTTGTCTGGACAACCCTGTGGCACATCATGATGTCCAATCTTGCCCCACGCAATAAACAAGGTGCATACATTCGCCCCAGCAGCCAGTTTCGCAACTTCATTGGTACAGAGGCAGACAACCCCTATCCACCAGCAGCAGGACGCTATCATCTCTACGTGGGACTTAGTTGTCCTTGGGCACATCGTACTCTTGTGGTTCGCGCCCTCAAAGGACTCGAAGATGCCATATCAGTGTCCATCGTGTCTCCTTCACCCATTGAGGGAGGTTGGGTATTCAACGAGGAAGAACTAGGTTGCCGCACGCTGGCTGAACTGTACCAACTGGCAAAACCAGGATACACAGGGCGTTCTACGGTTCCTGTACTGTGGGACTCTCAGACAAAGACGATCGTCAATAATGAGAGTTCTGAGATTATTGTGATGCTGAACTCCCAATTCAACGAGTTCGCCAAAAATCCCACCCTCGATCTTTACCCAGAAGAACAAAGGGACAAGATGGATGAATGGAACGAGAAAATCTACCACTCGGTAAACAACGGCGTGTATCGCTGCGGCTTTGCCCAAACTCAAGAGGCATATAACCAAGTTTGCAATGAATTGTTCGCCACCCTTGATGAGATTGACGCAGCGCTGGAAACAAGTCGATACCTGTGTGGAGACAGAGTGACGCTGGCAGATGTGCGTCTGTTCACCACATTATTCCGCTTTGATGTAGCCTACTACGGGATATTTAAGTGTAACCGCCGGAGAATTCGGGACTATCAGAACCTGGGTGCCTACCTGCGTGACGTGTATCAGCTTCCTGGAGTCGCGGATACTTGCAACTTAGAGGCGGTGAAGCAAGATTATTATGGCAATCTGTTCCCTCTCAATCCCGGTGGTATCATCCCTTCTGGCCCCGATATGACCAATCTCCTAGAACCACATGATCGCGAAAACGTTGGCAAGGAATCAGTCGTGTCCGTTAAAACCGATAAACTCTGA
- a CDS encoding NAD(P)H-quinone oxidoreductase subunit H, with product MAMIETKTQPMILNMGPHHPSTHGCFRLILTLDGEDVIDCEPVLGYLHRGMEKIAENRTNLMFVPYVSRWDYAAGMFNEAITVNAPEKLANIPVPKRASYIRVIMLELNRIANHLLWLGSFLLDVGAGTPLFYIFREREMIYDLWEATSGQRLINNNYFRIGGVAADLPYGWVDKCQDFCDYFAPKVDEYERLITNNPIFRRRMEGIGTITREEAINWGLSGPMLRGSGVKWDLRKVDHYECYDDFDWDVQWETAGDCLARYLVRIREMRESVKIIHQALQGLPGGAYENLEAKRMVEGKKSQWHDFDYQFIAKKIAPTFKIPSGEHYVRIETGKGEVGIFLIGDDNVFPWRWKIRTADFNNLQVLPQLLRGVKVADIMPILGSIDIIMGSVDR from the coding sequence ATGGCGATGATTGAAACCAAAACCCAACCCATGATTCTCAACATGGGGCCTCACCATCCATCTACACATGGCTGCTTCCGACTCATCCTTACCCTAGATGGGGAAGATGTGATCGATTGCGAACCCGTTCTCGGCTACCTGCACCGAGGTATGGAAAAAATTGCCGAAAACCGCACGAATCTGATGTTCGTCCCTTACGTCAGTCGCTGGGACTATGCAGCAGGCATGTTCAACGAGGCAATTACCGTTAACGCCCCCGAAAAATTAGCCAATATTCCAGTTCCCAAACGCGCCAGCTACATCCGTGTGATCATGCTGGAATTAAACCGAATTGCCAACCACCTGCTATGGTTGGGGAGTTTCCTGCTGGATGTGGGGGCAGGCACTCCTCTGTTCTATATCTTCCGCGAACGGGAGATGATTTACGATTTGTGGGAAGCCACCTCAGGACAGCGCTTAATTAATAACAATTACTTTCGCATTGGCGGTGTAGCCGCAGATTTACCCTACGGTTGGGTGGATAAATGCCAAGACTTCTGCGATTACTTTGCCCCCAAAGTCGATGAGTACGAACGTTTAATTACGAACAATCCAATTTTTCGTCGTCGCATGGAAGGCATCGGTACCATCACACGGGAAGAGGCAATCAACTGGGGACTTTCTGGCCCGATGTTACGCGGTTCTGGAGTGAAATGGGACTTGCGAAAAGTTGACCATTACGAATGCTACGACGACTTCGACTGGGATGTGCAATGGGAAACAGCGGGAGATTGCCTCGCCCGTTATTTAGTTCGGATTCGGGAAATGCGAGAATCCGTTAAGATTATTCACCAAGCCTTGCAAGGATTGCCCGGTGGTGCTTACGAAAACCTGGAAGCCAAGCGAATGGTAGAAGGCAAGAAATCCCAATGGCATGACTTCGACTATCAATTCATTGCCAAAAAAATTGCCCCTACCTTCAAAATTCCGTCAGGGGAACATTACGTCCGCATTGAAACCGGTAAAGGTGAAGTAGGCATTTTTCTAATTGGCGATGATAATGTTTTTCCATGGCGTTGGAAAATTCGTACCGCCGACTTTAATAACTTACAAGTTTTGCCCCAGTTACTGCGCGGAGTAAAAGTTGCCGATATCATGCCCATTTTAGGCAGCATTGATATCATCATGGGTTCAGTTGATCGATAG
- a CDS encoding cytochrome P450 — protein sequence MKSINLPPSPKGHFLFGILNEYVRDSLGFLTQSAQEYGDIVYFPGIRFVGYKAYFINHPDYIEEVLATKTHQFGKFNQGLGIIGRILGNGIVTSEGDFWRHQRRLIQPAFHRERIAAYGEVMVAYTNRMLTRWQAGEIHDVHEDMMRLTLEIAAKTLFDADMADQADEVGQALAFAIAYFDQWQRNPIAMLLPENVPTPGNLRSRKVIQRLDAIAYELIRQRRETGQDTGDLLSVLLHTQYEDGSPVTDQQVRDEVMTILLAGHDTTALAMTWMLYLLSQHPEVEAKLVTEWQTVLNGRDPTFADLPQLRYTDSVVKEAMRLYPPVWGMARRANTDSEIGGYPIPKGSVIILSQWVMQRDSRYFNQPEVFNPDRWADGLAQRLPTYAYFPFGGGPRVCIGKSFAQMEAVLLLATMAQKFQFTLVPGQKVEPWPAFTLRPKQGIKMVLSERSLQDTPVLSSNL from the coding sequence ATGAAATCCATCAATTTACCACCCAGTCCAAAAGGTCATTTTCTATTCGGCATTCTCAATGAATACGTCCGCGATAGCCTAGGCTTCTTAACTCAATCTGCCCAAGAATATGGTGATATTGTCTACTTTCCAGGCATTCGATTTGTAGGATACAAAGCCTACTTTATCAACCACCCAGATTATATTGAAGAAGTACTCGCCACCAAAACTCACCAATTCGGCAAATTTAACCAAGGTTTAGGAATTATTGGGCGAATTTTAGGCAATGGAATCGTCACCAGCGAAGGCGATTTTTGGCGTCACCAACGTCGCTTGATACAACCCGCCTTCCACCGAGAACGAATTGCAGCGTATGGAGAGGTAATGGTTGCCTATACCAACCGGATGCTGACTCGTTGGCAAGCCGGTGAAATTCATGATGTCCACGAGGACATGATGCGCCTCACGCTGGAAATTGCGGCAAAGACGTTGTTTGATGCGGATATGGCGGATCAGGCGGATGAGGTGGGACAGGCACTCGCGTTTGCGATCGCTTATTTCGACCAATGGCAGCGCAATCCCATCGCCATGTTACTCCCCGAAAATGTCCCCACTCCTGGCAACCTGCGTTCCCGAAAAGTGATTCAGCGCTTAGATGCGATCGCTTATGAACTCATCCGCCAGCGCCGAGAAACTGGTCAAGATACCGGTGACTTACTCTCAGTGCTCCTGCATACTCAATACGAAGATGGCAGTCCAGTCACTGACCAACAAGTGCGGGACGAAGTAATGACCATCCTGTTAGCCGGTCATGATACCACCGCCTTAGCCATGACTTGGATGTTGTATCTTCTCTCACAGCATCCTGAAGTTGAAGCCAAGCTGGTAACAGAATGGCAAACCGTGTTAAATGGACGTGATCCAACTTTCGCCGACTTACCCCAGTTGCGTTATACCGACAGTGTGGTGAAGGAAGCGATGCGGCTTTACCCGCCTGTGTGGGGAATGGCACGAAGAGCAAACACGGATAGTGAAATCGGTGGATATCCTATCCCCAAGGGTAGCGTGATTATCCTCAGCCAGTGGGTCATGCAACGCGATTCCCGCTATTTTAACCAACCCGAAGTCTTTAACCCCGATCGCTGGGCAGATGGCTTGGCGCAACGGCTACCCACCTATGCTTATTTTCCCTTCGGTGGGGGGCCACGAGTCTGTATTGGCAAGTCATTTGCTCAGATGGAAGCTGTGTTACTGTTAGCTACCATGGCTCAAAAATTTCAGTTTACTCTTGTACCAGGGCAAAAAGTTGAGCCTTGGCCTGCTTTTACCCTGCGCCCAAAACAGGGAATCAAAATGGTACTCAGTGAGCGATCTCTTCAAGACACTCCAGTACTTTCTTCAAATTTATAA